A single window of Achromobacter xylosoxidans DNA harbors:
- a CDS encoding disulfide bond formation protein B, which translates to MIFSRNPARGSRVLNVLALLGVTAILGLAFAWQFAYDELPCPLCLLQRVAFMLAGVGLLLNLRLGPSPMHYAMTIAASLGGMVASGRQVLLHIAPGDAGYGTPFLGLHFYTWAFIAFGALIVFCVLMLSVDRKWGDNMLKRPVSVLGVVIMALFFIMVLANLGSTTLQCGFGPCPDNPAGYLWLGSGNTP; encoded by the coding sequence ATGATCTTTTCCCGCAATCCCGCGCGCGGCTCGCGCGTGCTCAACGTCCTGGCCCTGCTGGGCGTGACCGCCATCCTCGGGCTGGCCTTCGCCTGGCAATTCGCCTACGACGAATTGCCGTGCCCGCTCTGCCTGCTGCAACGCGTGGCCTTCATGCTGGCCGGGGTGGGGCTGCTGCTGAACCTGCGGCTGGGCCCGTCTCCCATGCACTACGCCATGACCATTGCCGCCTCGCTGGGCGGCATGGTGGCGTCGGGCCGCCAGGTGCTGTTGCACATCGCCCCGGGCGATGCCGGCTACGGCACGCCGTTCCTGGGCCTGCACTTCTATACCTGGGCCTTCATCGCCTTCGGCGCCCTGATCGTGTTCTGCGTGCTGATGCTGTCGGTGGACCGCAAATGGGGCGACAACATGCTCAAGCGGCCGGTGTCGGTGCTGGGCGTGGTCATCATGGCCCTGTTTTTCATCATGGTGCTCGCCAACCTGGGCAGCACCACGCTGCAATGCGGTTTCGGGCCCTGCCCGGACAATCCCGCCGGGTATCTCTGGCTGGGTTCGGGCAATACGCCATAG
- a CDS encoding GFA family protein, producing the protein MQDATQKRPPHADAQVHLTGGCQCGAVRYAVTEEPIMAATCHCRDCQYSSGGAPAHALILPAGSVTLLRGKAREHRYQGDSGHTVMRSFCADCGTPLFGGSEGMGYEVVRAGSLDDPEAFHTRVTMWTDSAPSWHHVDRTVPHFPRNAPPA; encoded by the coding sequence ATGCAGGATGCAACCCAGAAACGCCCGCCGCACGCCGACGCGCAGGTCCACCTGACCGGCGGCTGCCAATGCGGCGCGGTGCGCTACGCGGTGACCGAAGAGCCGATCATGGCGGCCACCTGTCATTGCCGCGATTGCCAGTATTCCAGCGGCGGCGCGCCGGCCCACGCGCTGATCCTGCCGGCCGGCTCGGTCACCCTGCTGCGCGGCAAGGCGCGCGAGCACCGCTACCAGGGCGATTCCGGCCACACCGTGATGCGCAGCTTCTGTGCCGACTGCGGCACGCCGCTGTTCGGCGGCTCGGAGGGCATGGGCTACGAGGTGGTGCGGGCCGGTTCACTGGACGACCCCGAGGCCTTCCACACCCGCGTCACCATGTGGACGGACTCGGCCCCGTCCTGGCACCACGTGGACAGGACCGTGCCGCATTTCCCCCGCAACGCGCCGCCCGCCTGA
- a CDS encoding DUF5993 family protein, whose protein sequence is MIMMLPFLTGLVAVWFGLLGKRRPCVAFWLITLAVFAAWCQFHMTSPLALSL, encoded by the coding sequence ATGATCATGATGTTGCCTTTCCTGACCGGACTGGTCGCCGTCTGGTTCGGCCTGCTGGGCAAGCGCCGTCCCTGCGTCGCTTTCTGGCTGATCACCCTGGCGGTGTTCGCCGCCTGGTGCCAGTTCCACATGACCAGCCCGCTGGCGCTGTCGCTGTAG
- a CDS encoding SMP-30/gluconolactonase/LRE family protein — protein MPQRELSVLASGYTFLEGLRWRDGRLWASDFYTGKVIAVDLEGRVEVICRVLEQPSGLGWLPDGRLLISSMKDRKLLRREPDGRLVTHCDLSALTGGPVNDMVVDELGRAYVGNFGFDLMAGEPFATTTLVRVDPDGVAQVVADGLWFPNGSFITPDGKTLIVNETFGNRISEFDILADGALGPRRDWAHFGALPESDDLSVLIEASAIGPDGGALDAEGALWVADAIGKRIVRLARGGEILEQIDTGELGIFAAALGGPDGKTLFMAAAPDFIEANRRARPEGRILVTRVDVPRAGRP, from the coding sequence ATGCCGCAACGCGAATTGTCCGTGCTGGCCTCGGGGTACACCTTCCTGGAGGGACTGCGCTGGCGCGACGGGCGCCTGTGGGCATCGGACTTCTATACAGGCAAGGTCATCGCCGTCGACCTGGAGGGCCGGGTGGAAGTCATCTGCCGGGTCCTGGAGCAGCCGTCCGGCCTGGGGTGGCTGCCGGACGGACGCCTGCTGATTTCCTCCATGAAGGACCGCAAGCTGCTGCGGCGCGAGCCCGACGGCCGGCTGGTCACGCATTGCGACCTGTCCGCCCTGACCGGCGGACCGGTCAACGACATGGTGGTCGACGAGCTGGGCCGCGCCTACGTGGGCAATTTCGGTTTCGACCTGATGGCTGGCGAGCCTTTCGCCACCACCACCCTGGTGCGGGTGGATCCGGACGGGGTGGCCCAGGTGGTGGCGGACGGATTGTGGTTTCCCAACGGTTCGTTCATCACCCCCGACGGCAAGACCCTGATCGTCAACGAGACCTTCGGCAACCGGATCTCGGAATTCGACATCCTGGCGGACGGGGCGCTGGGGCCGCGGCGCGACTGGGCCCACTTCGGCGCCCTGCCGGAGTCGGACGACCTGTCGGTGCTGATCGAAGCGTCGGCCATCGGGCCGGACGGCGGCGCGCTGGACGCCGAGGGCGCGCTGTGGGTGGCCGACGCGATCGGCAAGCGCATCGTGCGGCTGGCGCGCGGCGGCGAGATTCTGGAACAAATCGATACCGGCGAACTGGGCATCTTTGCGGCGGCGCTGGGCGGGCCGGACGGCAAGACGTTGTTCATGGCGGCGGCGCCCGATTTCATCGAGGCCAACCGCCGCGCCCGGCCCGAAGGGCGGATCCTGGTGACGCGGGTGGACGTGCCGCGCGCCGGCCGCCCCTAA
- a CDS encoding phosphoribosylaminoimidazolesuccinocarboxamide synthase, translating into MTSALHQSSIKSLPLLGRGKVRDMYAVGDDKLLIVASDRISAFDVILDDPIPGKGQVLTELTEFWLQKLAHILPNHSTGIKAEDVVAPDEVDQVRGRAVVVKRLKPILVEAVARGYLIGSGWKDYQATGAVCGIKLPAGLQQASQLPEPIFTPAAKAEFGMHDENVDFAHVVKEVGQEMAERIRDVTLKLYAEAARFAATKGIIIADTKFEFGLDDDGTLYLMDEVLTPDSSRFWPADGYRVGISPPSFDKQFVRDWLETQTWDKTPPAPRLPQDVLEKTAAKYREALDRLVA; encoded by the coding sequence GTGACTTCTGCTTTGCATCAATCCAGCATCAAGTCCTTGCCGCTGCTGGGCCGCGGTAAGGTCCGCGACATGTACGCGGTGGGCGACGACAAGTTGCTGATCGTCGCGTCGGACCGCATCTCGGCGTTCGACGTCATCCTCGACGATCCCATTCCCGGCAAGGGGCAGGTGCTGACCGAACTGACCGAGTTCTGGCTGCAGAAGCTGGCCCACATCCTGCCGAACCACTCCACCGGCATCAAGGCCGAAGACGTGGTGGCGCCCGACGAAGTCGACCAGGTGCGCGGCCGCGCCGTGGTGGTCAAGCGCCTCAAGCCGATCCTGGTGGAAGCGGTGGCCCGCGGCTACCTGATCGGTTCCGGCTGGAAGGATTACCAGGCCACCGGCGCCGTCTGCGGCATCAAGCTGCCCGCCGGCCTGCAGCAGGCCAGCCAGCTGCCCGAGCCGATCTTCACGCCGGCGGCCAAGGCCGAGTTCGGCATGCACGACGAAAACGTCGATTTCGCGCATGTGGTCAAGGAAGTCGGCCAGGAAATGGCCGAGCGCATCCGCGACGTCACGCTCAAGCTGTATGCCGAGGCGGCCCGCTTCGCCGCCACCAAGGGCATCATCATCGCCGACACCAAGTTCGAGTTCGGCCTGGACGACGACGGCACGCTGTACCTGATGGACGAAGTGCTGACGCCCGACTCCTCGCGCTTCTGGCCGGCCGACGGCTACCGCGTCGGCATCAGCCCGCCTTCGTTCGACAAGCAGTTCGTGCGCGACTGGCTCGAGACCCAGACCTGGGACAAGACCCCGCCGGCGCCGCGCCTGCCGCAGGACGTGCTGGAAAAGACGGCCGCCAAGTATCGCGAAGCGCTCGACCGCCTGGTGGCCTGA
- a CDS encoding dicarboxylate/amino acid:cation symporter has product MNTKKLTRYIGIAMVLGVVVGYFCNKYAQNAQEAKEIASYFSLITDIFLRMIKMIIAPLVFATLVSGLASMSDASAVGRIGLRAMFWFIAASAISLLLGLALVNIFQPGAHLNLALPDAAATAGLKTGDFTLKAFIAHVFPKSIAEAMANNEILQILVFSLFFGAALSFIRGKGHNTIYNMIDELAKIMFRVTDYVMRFAPLGVFAAMAAAITTEGLGVLVSYGKLIGEFYLGLALLWAILFGVGYLFLGRSTFRLGGLIKEPTLLAFSTASSESAYPKTIEALERFGVSKRISGFVLPLGYSFNLDGSMMYQSFAVLFIAQAYNIEMSFSQQLTLLLVLMVTSKGMAGVARASLVVVAATLPMFHLPEAGLLLIMGIDQFFDMGRTATNVVGNSLATAVIAKMEGKEEDLAAADAAADTATGAVSAPPRTASREA; this is encoded by the coding sequence ATGAATACAAAGAAGCTGACGCGTTACATCGGCATCGCCATGGTGCTGGGCGTCGTGGTGGGCTATTTCTGCAACAAGTACGCGCAGAACGCGCAAGAGGCCAAGGAAATCGCCTCGTACTTCAGCCTGATCACCGACATCTTCCTGCGCATGATCAAGATGATCATCGCGCCCCTGGTATTCGCCACCCTGGTGTCCGGCCTGGCCAGCATGAGCGATGCCAGCGCCGTCGGCCGCATCGGCCTGCGCGCCATGTTCTGGTTCATCGCGGCCTCTGCCATCTCGCTGCTGCTGGGCCTGGCGCTGGTCAACATCTTCCAGCCCGGCGCGCACCTGAACCTGGCGCTGCCCGACGCGGCCGCCACGGCCGGCCTGAAGACCGGCGACTTCACCCTCAAGGCCTTCATCGCGCACGTGTTCCCCAAGAGCATCGCCGAAGCCATGGCCAATAACGAGATCCTGCAGATCCTGGTGTTCTCGCTGTTCTTCGGCGCGGCGCTGTCGTTCATCCGCGGCAAGGGCCACAACACCATCTACAACATGATCGACGAGCTGGCCAAGATCATGTTCCGCGTCACCGACTACGTGATGCGCTTCGCGCCGCTGGGCGTGTTCGCCGCCATGGCCGCCGCCATCACCACCGAGGGCCTGGGCGTGCTGGTCAGCTACGGCAAGCTGATCGGCGAGTTCTACCTGGGGCTGGCGCTGCTGTGGGCCATCCTGTTCGGCGTGGGCTACCTGTTCCTGGGCCGTTCGACCTTCCGCCTGGGCGGCCTGATCAAGGAACCGACCCTGCTGGCCTTCTCGACCGCCAGCAGCGAATCGGCCTATCCCAAGACCATCGAGGCGCTGGAGCGTTTCGGCGTGTCCAAGCGCATTTCGGGTTTCGTGCTGCCGCTGGGCTACTCGTTCAACCTGGACGGCTCGATGATGTACCAGTCGTTCGCGGTGCTGTTCATCGCGCAGGCGTACAACATCGAGATGAGCTTCTCGCAGCAACTGACGCTGCTGCTGGTGCTGATGGTGACCAGCAAGGGCATGGCGGGCGTGGCGCGCGCCTCGCTGGTGGTGGTGGCGGCGACGCTGCCGATGTTCCACCTGCCCGAGGCCGGCCTGCTGCTGATCATGGGCATCGATCAGTTCTTCGACATGGGCCGCACCGCCACCAACGTCGTCGGCAACAGCCTGGCCACCGCCGTCATCGCCAAGATGGAAGGCAAGGAAGAGGACCTGGCGGCCGCCGATGCCGCCGCCGACACTGCCACCGGCGCGGTTTCAGCGCCGCCGCGCACGGCCTCGCGCGAGGCCTGA
- a CDS encoding alpha-D-ribose 1-methylphosphonate 5-triphosphate diphosphatase, whose amino-acid sequence MTSTYLTHAHVVLPDRVLEDSAVLIDDGVIAAIAPDGAAADREIDLRGLTLVPGLVDLHCDAIEKEAEPRSKVLFPLDFAVAQVDRRNAAAGITTPYHALSFANSEWGVRNNDTAAQVVRSVRAFRQHSLVDNRVHCRYEVTDATSVPVLRQLMDEGAVDLLSVMDHSPGQGQFKTLESYLQYMIGNHAMSREQAEEAAHAKARAKDGAVQRVETLLAHARDRGIPTASHDDDSIHRIATMRNLGVAMSEFPITLDTARAAVSCGLPTILGAPNVLRGKSQSGSMRAIDAIRAGVASCLCSDYQPSTLIAAAFAVTAQTDLTLPQAIALVTANPADACGLADRGRIAVGQRADLVAVAQVGALPLISHTWSAGRLVFSTHYAPARAPTPARAAEADGLVAA is encoded by the coding sequence ATGACCAGCACCTACCTGACCCACGCCCACGTCGTCTTGCCCGACCGCGTGCTGGAAGACAGCGCCGTCCTGATCGACGACGGCGTCATCGCCGCCATCGCGCCCGATGGCGCCGCGGCCGACCGCGAGATCGACCTGCGCGGCCTGACGCTGGTGCCGGGCCTGGTCGACCTGCATTGCGATGCCATCGAAAAGGAAGCCGAGCCGCGCTCGAAAGTGCTGTTCCCGCTGGATTTCGCGGTGGCGCAGGTGGATCGCCGCAACGCCGCGGCCGGCATCACCACGCCCTATCATGCGCTGTCGTTCGCCAACAGCGAATGGGGCGTGCGCAACAACGACACCGCCGCGCAGGTGGTGCGCAGCGTGCGCGCCTTCCGCCAGCACAGCCTGGTCGACAACCGCGTGCACTGCCGCTACGAAGTGACCGACGCCACCTCGGTGCCGGTGTTGCGGCAGCTGATGGACGAGGGCGCGGTGGACCTGCTGTCGGTGATGGACCATTCGCCGGGCCAGGGCCAGTTCAAGACGCTGGAGTCATACCTGCAATACATGATCGGCAACCACGCCATGAGCCGCGAGCAGGCCGAGGAGGCCGCGCATGCCAAGGCGCGCGCCAAGGATGGCGCGGTGCAGCGTGTGGAAACGCTGCTGGCGCATGCGCGCGACCGGGGCATCCCCACCGCCAGCCATGACGACGATTCGATCCATCGCATCGCCACCATGCGCAACCTGGGCGTGGCGATGAGCGAGTTTCCGATCACGCTCGATACCGCCCGCGCCGCGGTGTCCTGCGGCCTGCCCACCATCCTGGGCGCGCCCAACGTGCTGCGCGGCAAGAGCCAGAGCGGTTCGATGCGCGCCATCGACGCGATCCGCGCGGGCGTGGCCAGCTGTCTGTGCTCGGATTACCAGCCCTCGACCCTGATCGCCGCGGCCTTCGCGGTGACGGCGCAGACCGACCTGACGCTGCCGCAGGCGATCGCGCTGGTGACGGCGAATCCGGCCGACGCCTGCGGCCTGGCCGATCGCGGCCGCATCGCGGTGGGCCAGCGCGCCGACCTGGTGGCCGTGGCGCAGGTTGGCGCGTTGCCGCTCATCAGCCATACCTGGAGCGCCGGCCGCCTGGTGTTCTCGACCCACTATGCGCCGGCGCGCGCGCCGACGCCCGCGCGCGCGGCCGAGGCCGACGGCCTGGTGGCGGCCTGA
- the phnL gene encoding phosphonate C-P lyase system protein PhnL, which yields MTVATPMIEVRGLGKMFTLHNQGGIRLPVLEAVDFDAAAGDCLVLAGPSGTGKSTLLRCLYGNYLATEGSIRVRAGDSWVELVGAPEQRILALRRDVIGYVSQFLRVIPRVSALDVVAEPLRMAGIDAGEARERAAAMLRRLNVPQRLWGLAPATFSGGEQQRVNIARGFIARHPILLLDEPTASLDPDNRAVVVALIREARAAGRCLLGIFHDEEVRDAVASRVLALRPAQAAVELE from the coding sequence ATGACCGTTGCGACTCCCATGATCGAGGTGCGGGGCCTCGGAAAGATGTTCACCCTGCACAACCAGGGCGGCATTCGCCTGCCGGTGCTGGAGGCGGTCGATTTCGACGCCGCCGCCGGCGACTGCCTGGTGCTGGCCGGCCCGTCGGGCACCGGCAAGAGCACCCTGCTGCGCTGCCTTTACGGCAACTACCTGGCCACCGAAGGCAGCATCCGCGTGCGCGCCGGCGACAGCTGGGTCGAGCTGGTCGGCGCGCCCGAGCAGCGCATTCTGGCGCTGCGGCGCGACGTCATCGGCTACGTCAGCCAGTTCCTGCGGGTAATCCCGCGCGTGTCGGCGCTGGACGTGGTGGCCGAGCCGCTGCGCATGGCCGGCATCGACGCCGGCGAGGCGCGCGAGCGCGCCGCCGCCATGCTGCGCCGCCTGAACGTGCCGCAGCGGCTGTGGGGGCTGGCGCCCGCCACGTTCTCGGGCGGCGAACAGCAACGGGTCAACATCGCCCGCGGCTTCATCGCCCGGCATCCCATCCTGCTGCTGGACGAGCCGACCGCGTCGCTGGATCCGGACAACCGCGCGGTGGTGGTGGCGCTGATCCGCGAAGCGCGCGCCGCCGGCCGCTGCCTGCTGGGCATCTTCCACGATGAAGAAGTGCGCGACGCGGTGGCGTCGCGGGTCCTGGCCCTGCGTCCCGCGCAGGCCGCCGTCGAATTGGAGTGA
- the purE gene encoding 5-(carboxyamino)imidazole ribonucleotide mutase translates to MTAKTSAAADATPVVGVIMGSSSDWEVMKHAVTMLEDFGVPYEARVISAHRMPQDMAEYGAAAFDRGLRGIIAGAGGAAHLPGMMAALTEVPVFGVPVPSKYLRGEDSLLSIVQMPKGVPVATFAIGEAGAANAALHLIATLAGTDAGLHKKLVAFRARQTQAARDMKVPPEA, encoded by the coding sequence ATGACAGCCAAGACTTCCGCAGCGGCAGACGCCACCCCCGTGGTGGGCGTGATTATGGGTTCTTCCAGCGATTGGGAGGTCATGAAGCACGCCGTCACCATGCTCGAAGACTTCGGCGTGCCGTACGAGGCGCGCGTGATTTCCGCGCACCGCATGCCGCAGGACATGGCCGAGTACGGCGCCGCCGCGTTCGACCGCGGCCTGCGCGGCATCATCGCCGGCGCGGGCGGCGCGGCCCACCTGCCGGGCATGATGGCGGCCCTGACCGAGGTGCCGGTGTTCGGCGTGCCGGTGCCGTCCAAGTACCTGCGCGGCGAGGATTCGCTGCTGTCCATCGTGCAGATGCCCAAGGGCGTGCCGGTGGCCACCTTCGCCATCGGCGAGGCCGGCGCCGCCAACGCCGCGCTGCACCTGATCGCCACGCTGGCGGGCACCGATGCCGGCCTGCACAAGAAGCTGGTGGCGTTCCGCGCGCGCCAGACGCAGGCCGCGCGCGACATGAAGGTTCCGCCCGAGGCCTGA
- the fba gene encoding class II fructose-bisphosphate aldolase (catalyzes the reversible aldol condensation of dihydroxyacetonephosphate and glyceraldehyde 3-phosphate in the Calvin cycle, glycolysis, and/or gluconeogenesis): protein MALVSMRQLLDHAAEHGYGIPAFNVNNLEQVQAIMEAAAETDSPVIMQASAGARKYAGEGFLKHLIQAAVESYPHIPVVMHQDHGQSPKVCQGAIDLGFSSVMMDGSLKEDGKTIADYDYNVEVTKKVVDVAHKLGVTVEGELGCLGSLETMQGDKEDGHGADGKLTMDQLLTDPEQAADFVRRTQLDALAIAIGTSHGAYKFTRKPTGDILSIARIKEIHARLPNTHLVMHGSSSVPQELLAEIREFGGNMKETYGVPVEEIQEAIKYGVRKINIDTDIRLAMTGAIRRFFAENPEKFDPREYLKPARAAAKAICVARYTEFGTAGNASKIKALPLTEIAAQYASGKLTQVVQ from the coding sequence ATGGCCCTAGTCTCCATGCGCCAGTTGCTCGACCACGCCGCCGAGCACGGCTACGGCATCCCGGCATTCAACGTCAACAACCTGGAACAGGTCCAGGCCATCATGGAAGCCGCGGCGGAGACCGACAGCCCGGTGATCATGCAGGCCTCGGCCGGCGCCCGCAAGTACGCCGGCGAAGGCTTCCTGAAGCACCTGATCCAGGCCGCCGTGGAGTCCTACCCGCACATCCCCGTGGTCATGCACCAGGACCACGGCCAGTCGCCCAAGGTCTGCCAGGGCGCCATCGACCTGGGCTTTTCCAGCGTCATGATGGACGGCTCGCTCAAGGAAGACGGCAAGACCATCGCCGACTACGACTACAACGTCGAGGTCACCAAGAAGGTGGTGGACGTGGCCCACAAGCTGGGCGTGACGGTCGAAGGCGAACTGGGCTGCCTGGGCTCGCTCGAAACCATGCAGGGCGACAAGGAAGACGGCCACGGCGCCGACGGCAAGCTGACCATGGACCAGCTGCTGACCGACCCGGAGCAGGCCGCCGACTTCGTGCGCCGCACCCAGCTCGACGCCCTGGCGATCGCCATCGGCACCAGCCACGGCGCCTACAAGTTCACGCGCAAGCCCACCGGCGACATCCTGTCGATCGCCCGCATCAAGGAAATCCACGCCCGCCTGCCCAACACCCACCTGGTGATGCACGGCAGCTCCAGCGTGCCGCAGGAACTGCTGGCCGAGATCCGTGAATTCGGCGGCAACATGAAGGAAACCTACGGCGTGCCGGTCGAGGAAATCCAGGAAGCCATCAAGTACGGCGTGCGTAAGATCAATATCGACACCGATATCCGCCTGGCCATGACCGGCGCCATCCGCCGCTTCTTCGCCGAGAACCCCGAGAAGTTCGACCCGCGCGAATACCTGAAGCCGGCCCGCGCCGCCGCCAAGGCGATCTGTGTGGCTCGCTACACCGAGTTCGGCACCGCCGGCAACGCCAGCAAGATCAAGGCGCTGCCGCTGACCGAGATCGCCGCCCAGTACGCCTCGGGCAAGCTGACCCAGGTGGTGCAGTAA
- the phnK gene encoding phosphonate C-P lyase system protein PhnK gives MNAQPLLSVRGMTRTWDGVHGCRNVSFDLFPGEVLCVVGESGSGKSTLLSAVSYQTAPDAGSVWYDTRDQGFTDLAALSGARLRLLARTDWGFVRQNARDGLRMQVSAGANIAERLMAVGDRHYGELRQAAGSWLQKMEIDAGRLDDAPASFSGGMQQRLQIARNLVTHPRLVFMDEPTASLDVSVQARLLDLLRQLVTDLGLAAIVVTHDLAVARLLAHRTLVMRGGEVVESGLTDQILDDPQHPYTQLLVSSILQS, from the coding sequence ATGAACGCCCAACCCTTGCTTTCCGTGCGCGGCATGACGCGCACCTGGGACGGCGTGCACGGTTGCCGCAACGTCAGTTTCGACCTGTTCCCCGGCGAGGTGCTGTGCGTGGTGGGCGAATCCGGTTCCGGCAAGAGCACGCTGCTGTCGGCCGTGTCGTACCAGACCGCGCCCGACGCCGGCAGCGTCTGGTACGACACCCGCGACCAGGGCTTCACCGACCTGGCCGCGCTGTCCGGCGCGCGCCTGCGGCTGCTGGCCCGCACCGACTGGGGCTTCGTGCGCCAGAACGCCCGCGACGGCCTGCGCATGCAGGTCAGCGCCGGCGCCAACATCGCCGAGCGCCTGATGGCGGTGGGCGACCGCCACTACGGCGAGTTGCGCCAGGCCGCGGGCAGCTGGCTGCAAAAGATGGAGATCGACGCAGGTCGCCTGGACGACGCGCCGGCCTCGTTCTCCGGCGGCATGCAGCAGCGCCTGCAGATCGCCCGCAATCTGGTGACCCATCCGCGCCTGGTGTTCATGGACGAGCCGACCGCGTCGCTCGACGTGTCGGTGCAGGCGCGCCTGCTGGACCTGCTGCGCCAGCTGGTGACCGACCTGGGCCTGGCCGCGATCGTGGTGACGCACGACCTGGCGGTGGCGCGCCTGCTGGCGCATCGCACGCTGGTGATGCGCGGCGGCGAGGTGGTCGAAAGCGGCCTGACCGACCAGATCCTCGACGACCCGCAGCATCCCTACACCCAGTTGCTGGTGTCTTCCATTTTGCAGAGCTGA
- a CDS encoding alpha-D-ribose 1-methylphosphonate 5-phosphate C-P-lyase PhnJ has translation MKTSHTPGAAVERDDHYNFAYLDESTKRMLRRALLKAVAIPGYQVPFGSREMPLPYGWGTGGIQVTASIIGPGDVLKVIDQGSDDTTNAINIRRFFGRVTGVATTESTRDASIVQTRHRIPETPLRADQIMVFQVPIPEPLRWLEPSETETRTMHALAEYGGMHVKLYEDIAQHGHIATTYDYPVIVNDRYMMRPSPIPKFDNPKLDNSPALMLFGAGREKRVYAVPPYTRVKSLDFEDHPFTVEKWSECCDLCGSRDSFLDEIILDDAGTRRFVCSDTEYCNDRQAAQAEKEATA, from the coding sequence ATGAAAACTTCCCATACTCCCGGCGCCGCGGTCGAACGCGACGACCACTACAACTTCGCCTACCTCGACGAGTCCACCAAGCGCATGCTGCGCCGCGCGCTGCTCAAGGCGGTGGCGATTCCCGGCTACCAGGTGCCGTTCGGCAGCCGCGAGATGCCGCTGCCCTACGGCTGGGGCACGGGCGGCATCCAGGTGACCGCGTCGATCATCGGCCCGGGCGACGTGCTCAAGGTGATCGACCAGGGCTCGGACGACACCACCAACGCCATCAACATCCGCCGCTTCTTCGGCCGCGTGACCGGCGTGGCCACCACCGAATCGACCCGCGACGCCAGCATCGTGCAGACGCGCCACCGCATTCCGGAAACGCCGCTGCGGGCCGACCAGATCATGGTGTTCCAGGTGCCGATCCCCGAGCCGCTGCGCTGGCTCGAACCGAGCGAGACCGAGACCCGCACCATGCACGCGCTGGCCGAATACGGCGGCATGCACGTCAAGCTGTACGAGGACATCGCCCAGCACGGCCACATCGCCACCACCTACGACTATCCCGTGATCGTCAACGACCGCTACATGATGCGGCCGTCGCCGATCCCGAAGTTCGACAACCCCAAGCTCGACAACAGCCCGGCGCTGATGCTGTTCGGCGCCGGCCGCGAGAAGCGGGTCTACGCGGTGCCGCCGTACACCCGGGTCAAGAGCCTGGACTTCGAGGACCATCCCTTCACCGTGGAGAAGTGGTCGGAATGCTGCGACCTGTGCGGCTCGCGCGACAGCTTCCTGGACGAGATCATCCTGGACGACGCCGGCACGCGCCGCTTCGTCTGCTCCGATACCGAATACTGCAACGACCGCCAGGCCGCGCAAGCCGAAAAGGAAGCCACCGCATGA